Part of the Candidatus Aegiribacteria sp. genome is shown below.
ATCGATAATTTTCCCTGTGTTTTCCGATGCTGTTATTTTTCAAACTGATTTCAACGAGTTGCCTAATAACTGGTATGCTAATTCAAGTTGGGAATTCGGTCCATATGGAGCTGTAACCAATTCTTCCTGGCCGGATACATGGTGGGATGCAGATATGCTCACTACTAATTCAAGCACCGAGCTCGTCTACTTCATTCCGGATGGAACGGACTCCATTATTGTTACAATACCATATTACCTCCTTGCACAAGTGTCAGAAGGAAATGCAAATTTCAATATCCTGATGAAAGCATCTGGTTCTACATGGATTGAAATATGGAGCAGGTCACTATCATATGAGGGAACAATTAACGAAACCGCGACAATCAATGCGTCTCCCGATTGGATTTCCGGAGGGGAATGGATCGGTATCCGTTTCTATGGCTATGGTTCATGCATCGATGTTGGTTCTCTTTCTGTTGACTGGCGAATATATGGCCTTACCATTACTGCAATAGGTGATAGCCTGGCTCTCGACAACGCCACATGGGCAGATATTAAACATATCTCCGAATGGTAATGACACGACTAATATATGTTTGACTGTACTCTATAATCATTAGTCTTTTTAACCGAACTGCGCAGCCGGGCTTTCCGCACTGCTATTCTCGTCAGGATCTTCGCTTTATCCGTGGCTTTAGCAGGCTCCGCACGATGATGAAGCCTCCGTCCTTAGTCTCTTGAACTGAACTGCCCGAGTCGGTGTCTTACCAGGGTTACGAATAGCAGCGACCAGCTGTTCTGAAATGTTGTGTGCCAGACAGCCCTTACCTAATCTGTACCGGGTTATGATAGGCAGCGGTTCACAGCAACTCTAAGATCAATGCATTTACACTTCATCATGCGGGGGATTTGACTTGGAGGGATTGTAGATTGATCATTTCATTGACGGCGTGTTTTTCGGGTAGTATGCTCTGTTTCAGTCAGAAATCGGAGGTATTCTGAGACGAATTGGCTGCTTATTGAGCAGGAAATGGGATTAAGGATAATCCATTGTCCTATTGTTTTTTATGATACTTTGTTTGATCATGATGATTACTATTGTGGAGTAGGGTTCTCAGCCAGTTCTGTAGAGTACTGGATTTAAAAGGAGAGATTCACAATGAATCACGATTCACGGGAATTCTACCAAGAGGGAGAAAAGAGGACAATATCGTTTGAAGCAAAAAGCTCCATATCGCAGAATATTTGAAGCATCAAACGATGCTTTTCTTATATTTGATTTGAAAGGTGTTGTCAGGGAAGCAAATCCAGCTGCCTGCGAGATGTACGGGTATCCTTACGAGGAGATGATAGGATTATCCGGTAAGGATTTCGTTCATCCGGATTGTCAGTATCTTTTCAGGAAATTCGTTGAAGAAACTCCTTCGGGAAAACCCTTTGCTGCTGAATCTGTAGAAATCCGCAAGGATGGATCCACTTTTAACATAGAAGTCAGAGGAAACACATTCGAATATGAGAGCGAGCCGCATATTCTGGCGATTATTCGCGACATTACTGAACGCAAACGCGTAGAACGCGAAATAGAAACAAAAAGCGAGTTTCTTGAACGTCTCGTTCAGCAATCGCCGCTACCAACGTTCGTTCTGGATAACAAGGGGATTTGTTTGGTAGTTAACGAAGCATTCCTGGAATTTTATGCTGTCCCGGACAAAGATTTGATTCTCGGGTCAAATGCGGTTACAGTACCTCAGAATATCAAGTATGGCGTAGACAAGTATATCAAGGAAGCACTTAAAGGGAATGAAATAGATGTTCAAGAGATCGAATTCATTTCACCTTACGATAATAGGAAACTCTATATTAAAGTTAAGTTATTTCCAGTATTTGATCATGAAGGTAAGCTGACAAATGTTGTATCAATGCAGGAAGACATCACAGATCGCAAACATGCGGAAGAAGCCTTGCGCGAGAGTGAAGAGAAATTCCGATTGCTTACAGAAAATTCATTTGACTGTATCTGGATGCTGGATACCAGGCTGAGATTTACATATTTGAGTCCTTCAGTAGAGGCAATACTGGGGTATAAACCGGAACATTTGATCGGTACAAAATTAAGTTTGTATTTCAAGAAGAAAGAATATTTAAAAGTCAGTGTACTGGCTGTAAAGGCATTGAAGAACTACAAGACATTTAATCACATTACATTCGAGACCAGAATGCTTAATAGCAATAATGAAGAAGTGGATGTAGAAATTACCAGCAAAACACTTCTCAACTTTCAGGGCAAGCTTATCGGCCTTCAGGGTACAACCAGAGACATCACCGAACGCAAGAAGTCAGAAAAAGAAATACGAAAGCTGTCCGAAGTTGTGGAAACATCTCCCGAAGCAGTTGTTATAACTGATATGCAGGGAAATATAGAGTACGTAAACGAGGGACTTCTTAAACTTGGCGGTTATAAGAATGACAGCTTGATAGTTGGAAATTCGATCTTTTTGTTCAGCGATGAAGAAGGCGTAAGAAAATTAAACGAGGAAATTATTCCAATTATTCTATCTGAAGGAAAATGGAGAGGCGAGGTTACTGTTAAACGAAGCGACGGCTCCACGTTACCAACTGAGATGATTTGTTCAAGCATTCCGGATGAAGAAGGCAAACCAATGCATTTATTATCTCAATATCACGATATTACCTGGAGAAAGAACACAGAAGAACAGTTACGCGAAAGCGAACAAAAATTCAGAGATATGACAAATCTTCTACCACAGATCGTCTATGAGATTGATACTGAAGGAAACCTTACTTATATAAATAAACAGGCATTTGATTCTTTTGGATATTCTCAAGAGGAATATGAAAAAGGAATTAATGTAATGCAGACATTAATCCCTTCCGACAGAAACAGAGCGAAAGAAAATATAGAAAAAGTATTGTACGGAAAGGATGTTGGAAATCCCGAGTATACTGTCCTGAGAAAAGATGGAAGCACGTTTCCAATATTAATCTACTCAAGTGCAATTCTCAAAGACAACATACCTGTTGGTTTGAGAGGGATCATTGTTGACATCACTGAGCGTAAACAGGCCGAGGAGGAAAGGGCTCAGATGGAGGATCAGTTCCGTCATGCCCAGAAGATGGAATCAGTGGGCCGTCTGGCGGGTGGTGTTGCTCATGATTTCAACAACATGCTTGGAGTGATCCTTGGTTATACGGAAATGTCCCTTGACAAGTTAGACCCGTCCCAGCCGTTCTATACCGCCCTGCAGGAGATCCGCAAGGCCGCTGACCGTTCCGCCGATCTAACCCGGCAATTACTGGCCTTTGCCCGCAGACAGACTATATCGCCAAGGGTACTCGATCTGAACGAAACAGTGGAGGGCATGCTCAAGATGCTGTGCAGGCTTATCGGTGAGGATATCAATTTATCTTGGCAGCCATTTGCAGATCTGTTGAGAATCAAGGTTGACCCGACGCAGTTCGATCAGATTCTGGTTAATCTTTGTGCAAATGGCAGTGACGCAATCTCGGGAGTGGGCAAGATGACTATCGAAACAGGAAAGGCTGCTTTCGATGAGGATTATTGCCGGGAACATCCAGGATTTGTCCCAGGTGAATATGTACTCCTGGCTGTCAGTGATGACGGTTGCGGCATGGATAAAGAGATACAGGATAATATTTTCGAACCTTTTTTCACAACCAAGGAAGTGGGCCAGGGCACCGGCCTAGGGCTTGCCACGGTCTATGGCATAGTCAAGCAAAACGACGGCTTCATCAACATCTACAGCGAACCGGGCAAAGGGACCACCTTCAATATCTATCTGCCTCGATATGCGGGAAAGACAGTGCAAATACAGGATGAATGTCCGGAGGAACCGATCAGTCAAGGTCATGAAACTATCCTGCTGGCGGAAGACGAACCGGCGATTCTGGAAATGGCCACTAAAATGCTCAAACGTCAGGGTTACACAGTACTTGATGCCGATACTCCGGGTGTGGCCCTCCGCCTGGCCAGGGAATATAACAGCGAGATTCATCTGCTTATGACCGATGTGATCATGCCGGAGATGAACGGCCGTGACCTGGCTAATAAACTGGCATCCATTTGCCCGGATATAAAGTGTCTGTTCATGTCCGGTTATACTGCCAATGTAATCGCCCATCGGCGGGTGCTCGATGATGGCGTTAATTTCATACAGAAACCCTTCTCGATACAGGATCTGGCTTCCAAAGTGAGAGAAGTACTGGACGCTGAATAATATCTTACGGTTGAAAACCGGATCAGCCTGGATAGTAACTTAATCTACAAAAGGATGGAATTTGTTATGAAACCTAAGAGGCTGGAATGAACATGCTGGGGGATTTCTTCGGATACACTCCCGATGAGGACTGATATACTGTAACTCAGAATTGCCGGGCAGGGAATGTGGAAAGTACTTTCTTCATCTTCAATGGAACGTCAGATGGAGATCCTTTCGGAATTCTGTGAACTTGAAGCTGGATTACATTCACTTGACTGGCGTATTCTCGAGGAGGAAGATACCGGGAGATTCAATGATCCATGGAGCTTCATAGACGAATATCTTGATATGGGAAGGTTTTTTCTGAAATCAATCGATACAGCAGCAGGTTTTAAATCCGCTATGAAATGGCTGGAGGAAAGACGCGATCTGGTTCCATGCGGAAAACCCTGCCCGGTTCATCTGGATTTCCATCCCGGAAATGTCATAATCCGTGATGACGGCAAGAATTTCGTCATTGACTGGACTCAGGTCTCAGTTTCCGATTATCGTTTTGATCTTTCCTGGACCATGCTTCTTATGAGTACATATATGGAACGGAAATACCGGGAATAGCAGAAATGCTTGTTAAATATCAACCGGAAGAGTGAACTTCCTGTATCAGCTTATCAGGCAACTTGATTCTGAACCTGCATATATCGTCTCCAGCCAGAACGCTCTTAAGCACTTCCACCTCAGTGGGTTCACCGAATACAACATCGAACATCAATTTCGCGAAGCCCCCGCTGCAGTAACACCAGTCCATTGGTATTTCAGTGTCGTTCATGATAATTGCTTCCCTGGCGAGAGGGCAGTGACAGGCGTAGTACCGTTTCATGAGGCTGTCCTTCTCATTCAGCCAATACTTTGGGGAATACGGGATTTTGGTAATATAAAGGTATTCTCCTTTACGGACTGCTGACAGTATTTCCTGGTTGCCTTTAACCAGGTCAATGACATCGGAGGTAATTACCTGCTCGAACCATATTTTTCCTTCATCAAGGTGTTGCTGGAGAATTCTGATTTTATCCGAGTGAAGTCTTTTGAGAAAACCATCTATGGAACTGGATTCCTCAAACCATTTTGTATACTTCTGGAAGCTGTCACGTGGTATTCCATGATGATTGTCGGCCAGTACATCATGGCAGGTTTCCCGGCCCAGTTCCATAAGTCTTTTCACAAGCTGACATGTATTCTCTGGATAGCTGTCCGGAGGTGAACCCAAAGGCGGAGCCTCCAGACACTCAAACACCTGATCCCTGCAATCAGGATCAGTCTTTAATGCGAGTTTCTCGGATATGGATTCAAGCACTTCCCTGCCGCTGATAGTAGAAACTATATAGATATACACATCACTCTGTCCGGTTATGTAGAAATACCTGGCGAGATCCAGAAACATCTTCATGGTGTTTTCTCCGTCAGCTATCAATGCTGAGAAATACCTTTCAGCGGAAGACACGGGAACCGTATCGATATCTATGCCTGAGAGAGCAAGGTATTCCTCGAAATGTGTCACGTTTTCGATAGCGGAATTTATTGACTCATCATCCATGTTCCTTGACCGGAGAAATTCGGCGTATTCAGTTTTTTTCATTCGTAAACGCTTTCATGTAAATAATCGGATACTCAAAACCCGGGCGATGCCACTTTAAAAAATAGGGGATATGATCTTATCATGCAAGGGATCTGTCCTCCGCACTTCGGACACTTCATGGCATCGATGTTCCAAACTTTCTTGAGAAGAGTTGCCCGCATCTGTCTTCTGCGTCTGGAGCATGAGAAACTGGATTTTGTTTCATCTCTGCAGTATCATACTGAGGAACAATTTGACATCTTGATCCGCTCTGGAGATATTGCCAGGCATTCAATACTGATGCACTATGAATTACACTTTCAAAAGGGAGACACATATGAAATGGTCGTTAACAGCTATTATCTTTCTTTCAATAATGCTTGCAGCAGGGTGTGGCGGGGAAACTGCTGAGGGAACTGATGAAACTTCTGACCAGTTTGAAGAAATAACCGATCCCGAGGATCTTGGAAACACAATCGCGGATATTTATGAAGAGATGTATACCAATTTGAACGACCTGGTAAACCAGGGATTGTCTGCTGAGGAGCTCTTGCCTGAACTCACAGCCATGAAGGAAGACTACATCAGCCAGTTCGTCGAACTGGGAGCTATCAGGGAAGGAATGACCGAAGGTCAGAAACAGGTCATTAACCAAACCATACATAGCAGGTTCTACAATCTTGATACGGATTTATTCAATTCAGTTAACGATGCAATCATTCACTACAGAGAGCAGGATAACTCTCTGGCAAATGAGATTTCACAAATGAACATTCTCACACAGTATGCCGACTATGAACTCCTCAGAGATCAGGAACCTGAAGAGGCTGTCCGTCTCGGGATATAGTAGATCTATTTCGAAAAGCATGTGTTAAAGCTGGAATACCGGTTAGCCTGAGGTTGCACTCCCCCTTACGGATTCTTCCAATTTCTCGATACCGTACTTCCGCTCAAGACTCATTACACCGGAGAGGTGCCGGAAGGAACATTACCGCAGGATGATCAGTCTGTCTGAAACACTAAGATCGTTCGATCTCATGACCACCAGATACATGCCGGGCTGAAGGTTATCAAGAACTAACTCGTGGTCACCTGCATTCATTTCACCATTGAAAGGCGTTGTAACAAGCCTGCCGTTACACGAATAGACATCTATTATCACGTTAAGTTGCTCGGAAACCGAGCATGATATGCTTGCGGTCTCGATTGAAGGATTCACAAATGAAATGTCCATACTGTAATCGTACATGATTTCCTGCTCGGTGATGCCTGTACCCTGCCAACCTCCCAAAATTGCCCATAACCACCAGGCAGCATAAGCTTTACGGTTAGCATTCAAGGGTTGTGTGTGTGCAGCGGAGCAGTTATACCAATCCACTCCTTCTACATGAGTGCTTTGCCATTCAATTGCCCAGTTCCCACCGGTATAAGAGCAATCATCGTCCACATATCTATCACCAAAATAGCTACCATCCGGATCATAGCATTCAATATCATAAAAATCGTATAACACTTTATTATTAGTTATACAGTAATTTCTGATTTGTTGATTTCGCAAGTGAAGATTACCAGTTTCTCCAGTAGCATTAGCATGCCCTGTCATATAAACAAATGTAACATTGGGATATAGGCTCTCAAGTGCTGTCATCGGATTCAGGTAAGTATCAATCATTTCCTGTTCGGTTCGAGATGCGGCCTGTCCACACCAGGACCAGATAATCACATTTACATCTGAATTAGCAGGATTGTTCAGATAAGCAACCGTATTGTTGTACCAAGCCGGGTAATATCCACAATCACCACTCATCGCATAATCATGTAAATCCAGAGCACCTCCGGATCCACCGTTGTTCCATTCGAAAATATCATTCGGTAGGGAGAGCCCTAATCCGCCGCCATTTGCGAAACCAACTAAACCATTCATCCCGGTTGTAAGTTGACTTCCATGTGATGTGTGTCCATATGCAATATGAAGATTTGATTTTGCCTGATTTATCGCAAATTCGGGAATTAGAGTAATATCCGTACATCCGTGATCAATAATTATCCCTTGAGACAAAACTTGTGTTTGCCATCCTGACAGGAGGAATAAAAGGAATATTATGAAACTAACTTGTTGTTTGTGAGTCTTTCTGTAATTCATTTGTTGCCTCTTCCTGCTACATAGTTTTCGTTTTTACTGTTCCGTTAAAATCACCCGAAACAGCAAATCCGACCCAGTATCATCCAATTTCGCTTCCCAAAACTGACCATACTACTCAAGCTACTCCGCCGTCAATGAAGAATCCCTCTTCTGGCTAACGGGAGGGTTCCTTCAGAGCCTCAGACACCTTATACTGAATGATCTGAAGTGCTGTACCAGCCCTTCAGTTTATAGCTCCACCGCTCCCAGCCCGAGGAATAATCTTGCGTACTCAACAGGATTCCCGCCATCCGGATCAAAACGGATTGTGCTTATGGATTCCACCTGCCAGGGGCTCAGAGGGAACATCATCACATCCTGACCCAGCTGTATGCACCGCTGACGAAGCGCAGGTTCCCATGTTTTCCAGAGGGCCTCTATCTCCTGACTTTTCAACCTGTTGCCGCTCCAGCCGCAGATGACCTCAAGTACATCACTATTTGACAGTGCTCCATCATGAACGATCACAGTCTCTTCGACATCCGCCATTCTGGCTACGGCCTCTCCATCTTCCTCCTGAAACACCAGGGCAACTCCATGATAACCGTATGTAATTCTTCCATCGGAATAATCACCAGTGTATTCACCAAGCGTGTTTGCTGTGCATTCGTAGTATAGGAACCTATCCTGGTAGGAAGCGCCCGGCACGGTAACATAGTTAGCCGGAACATCACGCCAGAATGGGGTGGCCCAGCTGAATCCATCAGCGTCGTACGCTATCGGCAGGCTCTCCTCATTTTCGGGAACGACACACGTCAGTCTGACATCCTGCCAGATTCCAGTCTGGCTGCCGAAGCTCTCCGGAGAAGCTCTTCTCTCACCCTCCTCCTGCAGGAGTGAATCAGGCTGAGGAAGCAGAGTAGTGAAGTATCCTTCGTTAACCCTTACAGTAAAAGTACCGGTGCATTGTGCTCCATGGAACCATACCACGGGCGCTTCCACCTCATACTCGGTGTAAGGCGCAAGAGTGCCATGATCGTCAAGGTATCCCCACTTCGCGCCGCTTGCAGCGGGGAATCCCGCATCAAATTCGACCACACCCCATTCGTGTACATAAACAGTCTCAAAATCGATTTCGACGGCAATAGTATCCGTAACTGCAAAAAAGAAAAGCGGAATCATCAGACACCTCCTTGTATTTCCATATATACATGTACATCCATCTATGGAAAACATTCCCTGAACAGACTATTCCCTGATGAAGTAGTACAATCCGAATCCGCCTCTCAATATCAGTGCGAAGCTCCACAGTGCATAAAGAACATAATTAATATCAGCTTTTCCACTCATGAAGACATAGGTAAGAAATACCAGAGTAAAAGATCCCGAACGGGAAAATACTTTCAAAAGAAGATATTTCTCCCTTTCATCTGTCTTGTGACCTTGATTGAACCATACATTGAAAACAGCCAGGGGTAAAAGACATACAACCAGAATGAATGCAATTTCGACTTTCCAGAATATGCTGAGTACAGTAAACAAAATGCCTGCAGTGAGGTGAACTGCAGACCACAAAATGTAGTTTCCCTTTATCGATTTCATGTTACTCATCCTCTTCCAGCTGAAACACCTCATCGACACGTACAGCAAAATAATCTGCAATTTTCAATGCTGTAATAATCGAAGGATTGAATTTTCCCCGTTCAATTGAATTTATCGTCTGCCTGCTGAGACCTACTTCTTCCGCAAGATCGTTCTGACTGATCTCCTTCTCCGCGCGGAGAACCCGAAGCCTGTTCTTCAGTTTCATTTCAACTCCCTTCTCCAGTAATGTAGCCAATCATAGACATTATGTCAAGTATTATAGACATTATGACCATAACACACTACTCCTGCCAGTATATGTGCATGCCCTGATTACTGACACCTGCTGGGACAGGGAAGGTAATTGCTATCCCATACCTGAAATAGACACCATAGACATCAAGGGGATTGAAAAACTTTTGCCGGTCTTGTCTTTAAAATGCTTCTCGAAGAGGGCATGATCTCAGAGGAACTGGTGGAGAACATGAACTCATGGAAGCACAGCGGCTACAACATTCACTGCGGCAAGCCCATAAAAGCTGATGATACAAACGGTCGAAAGACTCTGAGCGAATACATCTCAGGGGCTCCCTTTTCATTGGAGCGGATAGCTTTTACTCAACGGAACGCTGCGTATCATGATGGCTATTATAATTTGATGGCGGCCTGTGTTTGATATTTTCCGAGCGAAGTTTCTCCATCAGTTCATCGAAATCCTCAACCATTCCCGGTTTCATATCATTCTCCTCCACCAACCTCGCCGCTTCAGCAAAAAGTCTGAGGGCCGATTCCGTATTACCCATCTCCATCTCCGCCATGCTTTCAATGCTGAGGGAATGGCACTGGCTCATGGGATCGTTTATCTGAACGGCGATCTTACAGGACTCTCTGCATAATTCCAGTGCCTTCTCAGGATGTCCCATCAGTCTGTGAAGATTCCCGATATTAAGCAACACGATACATTCAGATTTTTTATTGACAGTTTCACGGGCAAGATCGAGGGCCCTTAACCTGTAGGCAAGGGAGCGGTCGTACTCATTCTGCATCCTTGCAAGAATTCCCAGATTATCGAGTATGCAAGACTGAGGTGCCTTGTTGCCGATATCGATCTGGCACTCGAGTGCTTCTTCAAACAACTTACCGGCTTCTTTCAACTCTCCCTTTATTGCTTTAGCGATAGCATAACCGTTGAGAGCGTACCCAAGCCCGGACCTGCTGCCCACTTCCCTGCTGATTTCAATTGAGCGACGGTAACTGGCTTGCGCTCTATCTGTATTGCCTGTCCTCGACAGTAAATTACCTATGTTCGAATAAGTGACTGCGATATTAGTTCTCATGTCATGCTTAACATGTATTGCGAGAGCCTTTTCATAATATTCAAGTGCTTCCTTGACCTTGCCCGTATCGGACAGGTAGTTAGCCAGATTACCATAAACAAGGCCCTTCAGCCATTCGTCATTAGCCTTATCCGCTTTATTCAGGGCGAGTTCGAACAGGCTGTCAATTTCATCCATTTTCCCCATATCCTGCAGCAGGATACACTTAGACCTCAAAGCTTTCGCCTCAATAAGCGGATTACCCCGCTTTCGGGCATTTTCAAGAATCTGATCGTTTATTTCAAGAGCTTCTGAGACCCTGCCTGACCTGCTCAGAACCCCATGTTTCGCTTCAAGCGCATTCATGCTCGCAAGCCACTTATTCTCATCGGATTGATCGGATGCAAGATCCAGTATTGTTTCCGCGATGTGCAAGATTTCTTCATTCTGGTCATTTGCCCTGGTGCTCTCCAGAGCCCGCAAAGCCCATTCAAGTGTTTTCTGTTCATCACCCGCCGCTCTCCAGTGGTTGAACAGTATCGGTGCCAGAACGGACGCTTCCTCTGGATAGAGTATCCCCACAGCCTGCGCGATGGAACGGTGTATTATTCTCCTGTTGTGTTTCAGCATAGTGCTGTAGGCCGAAGTCTGAACCAGATTGTGCCTGAAGGAGATTCTGTCGTCATAAATCCCTAAAAGAAAACCTTTGCTGATAAGAGAATCCAGAGTTTTATTCAGGTCAATTTCAAATTCCAGATCCGAAAGTACCCGCTCAAGTACGGGTATTCTGAAATCAGCACCGATGATCGATGCCAGCTGGAGCATCTTTCTCTCATCGCGGGGAAGCTTATCTATTCTAGTTTGTATCAGTGACTGCACTGAAGATGGAATACCCACCTGGTCTGCCTTTATGGACAACCCCCACAGTCTGTTCCCATCGGACTTAATCC
Proteins encoded:
- a CDS encoding DUF6144 family protein — translated: MKKTEYAEFLRSRNMDDESINSAIENVTHFEEYLALSGIDIDTVPVSSAERYFSALIADGENTMKMFLDLARYFYITGQSDVYIYIVSTISGREVLESISEKLALKTDPDCRDQVFECLEAPPLGSPPDSYPENTCQLVKRLMELGRETCHDVLADNHHGIPRDSFQKYTKWFEESSSIDGFLKRLHSDKIRILQQHLDEGKIWFEQVITSDVIDLVKGNQEILSAVRKGEYLYITKIPYSPKYWLNEKDSLMKRYYACHCPLAREAIIMNDTEIPMDWCYCSGGFAKLMFDVVFGEPTEVEVLKSVLAGDDICRFRIKLPDKLIQEVHSSG
- a CDS encoding T9SS type A sorting domain-containing protein — protein: MNYRKTHKQQVSFIIFLLFLLSGWQTQVLSQGIIIDHGCTDITLIPEFAINQAKSNLHIAYGHTSHGSQLTTGMNGLVGFANGGGLGLSLPNDIFEWNNGGSGGALDLHDYAMSGDCGYYPAWYNNTVAYLNNPANSDVNVIIWSWCGQAASRTEQEMIDTYLNPMTALESLYPNVTFVYMTGHANATGETGNLHLRNQQIRNYCITNNKVLYDFYDIECYDPDGSYFGDRYVDDDCSYTGGNWAIEWQSTHVEGVDWYNCSAAHTQPLNANRKAYAAWWLWAILGGWQGTGITEQEIMYDYSMDISFVNPSIETASISCSVSEQLNVIIDVYSCNGRLVTTPFNGEMNAGDHELVLDNLQPGMYLVVMRSNDLSVSDRLIILR
- a CDS encoding tetratricopeptide repeat protein; this translates as MKGVILSEHELTISPLEITDILEESLARYTGEERLLSGRTLRLMKGERRRVAVLFLDLTDYTRLSESLDHEIVHSLISRIMGFLSSVVKSFGGYVDKFEGDRLMALFGARISAENDSARATGCALRMLDSLEEIGPVFPGSKGIAARVGVDFGSVTVAPDPTDHLTATGVTVNLASRIEEIAMPGSILVTEKVRQECGELFRFTEHGTVDIRGIISPVKLYIPLGPGSIQYERWQRARRLSDAPMVNRIKESRILLSALQDACVEKGKTVLIRITGDAGIGKSRLLHNFLKSVYDVQVLHGHASAYAQTPFWIWIDILRKYLNVENETSEEISRKVVNFAENCSIKAIGDKLKQVSQNIADLLSLTGTGSMGESTEISRIKTVAIRLMLDAISCKGVMILALEDIHWIDEPSIKVLRLFLESRRIFNPIMVTATERPSEETFHIEGNDWTVIALEPLGRDDICSISRFILSDEQSSRSFESDLEDLITRGAKGNPFYAEELILGLIDSGGIKSDGNRLWGLSIKADQVGIPSSVQSLIQTRIDKLPRDERKMLQLASIIGADFRIPVLERVLSDLEFEIDLNKTLDSLISKGFLLGIYDDRISFRHNLVQTSAYSTMLKHNRRIIHRSIAQAVGILYPEEASVLAPILFNHWRAAGDEQKTLEWALRALESTRANDQNEEILHIAETILDLASDQSDENKWLASMNALEAKHGVLSRSGRVSEALEINDQILENARKRGNPLIEAKALRSKCILLQDMGKMDEIDSLFELALNKADKANDEWLKGLVYGNLANYLSDTGKVKEALEYYEKALAIHVKHDMRTNIAVTYSNIGNLLSRTGNTDRAQASYRRSIEISREVGSRSGLGYALNGYAIAKAIKGELKEAGKLFEEALECQIDIGNKAPQSCILDNLGILARMQNEYDRSLAYRLRALDLARETVNKKSECIVLLNIGNLHRLMGHPEKALELCRESCKIAVQINDPMSQCHSLSIESMAEMEMGNTESALRLFAEAARLVEENDMKPGMVEDFDELMEKLRSENIKHRPPSNYNSHHDTQRSVE
- a CDS encoding PAS domain S-box protein; the protein is MKQKAPYRRIFEASNDAFLIFDLKGVVREANPAACEMYGYPYEEMIGLSGKDFVHPDCQYLFRKFVEETPSGKPFAAESVEIRKDGSTFNIEVRGNTFEYESEPHILAIIRDITERKRVEREIETKSEFLERLVQQSPLPTFVLDNKGICLVVNEAFLEFYAVPDKDLILGSNAVTVPQNIKYGVDKYIKEALKGNEIDVQEIEFISPYDNRKLYIKVKLFPVFDHEGKLTNVVSMQEDITDRKHAEEALRESEEKFRLLTENSFDCIWMLDTRLRFTYLSPSVEAILGYKPEHLIGTKLSLYFKKKEYLKVSVLAVKALKNYKTFNHITFETRMLNSNNEEVDVEITSKTLLNFQGKLIGLQGTTRDITERKKSEKEIRKLSEVVETSPEAVVITDMQGNIEYVNEGLLKLGGYKNDSLIVGNSIFLFSDEEGVRKLNEEIIPIILSEGKWRGEVTVKRSDGSTLPTEMICSSIPDEEGKPMHLLSQYHDITWRKNTEEQLRESEQKFRDMTNLLPQIVYEIDTEGNLTYINKQAFDSFGYSQEEYEKGINVMQTLIPSDRNRAKENIEKVLYGKDVGNPEYTVLRKDGSTFPILIYSSAILKDNIPVGLRGIIVDITERKQAEEERAQMEDQFRHAQKMESVGRLAGGVAHDFNNMLGVILGYTEMSLDKLDPSQPFYTALQEIRKAADRSADLTRQLLAFARRQTISPRVLDLNETVEGMLKMLCRLIGEDINLSWQPFADLLRIKVDPTQFDQILVNLCANGSDAISGVGKMTIETGKAAFDEDYCREHPGFVPGEYVLLAVSDDGCGMDKEIQDNIFEPFFTTKEVGQGTGLGLATVYGIVKQNDGFINIYSEPGKGTTFNIYLPRYAGKTVQIQDECPEEPISQGHETILLAEDEPAILEMATKMLKRQGYTVLDADTPGVALRLAREYNSEIHLLMTDVIMPEMNGRDLANKLASICPDIKCLFMSGYTANVIAHRRVLDDGVNFIQKPFSIQDLASKVREVLDAE
- a CDS encoding phosphotransferase, which translates into the protein MWKVLSSSSMERQMEILSEFCELEAGLHSLDWRILEEEDTGRFNDPWSFIDEYLDMGRFFLKSIDTAAGFKSAMKWLEERRDLVPCGKPCPVHLDFHPGNVIIRDDGKNFVIDWTQVSVSDYRFDLSWTMLLMSTYMERKYRE
- a CDS encoding helix-turn-helix transcriptional regulator; the encoded protein is MEKGVEMKLKNRLRVLRAEKEISQNDLAEEVGLSRQTINSIERGKFNPSIITALKIADYFAVRVDEVFQLEEDE